Proteins from a single region of Belliella baltica DSM 15883:
- the nosD gene encoding nitrous oxide reductase family maturation protein NosD — protein sequence MKTLLLFLFLLSSPVLAGTVRLKPGDSIKEAVAKAQEGDVIILSTGEYSEHEIIIRKALTIQGEGMPTINGKDQGDVFIVAGENIHFKNLRITNTGKSNIDDSAAIKFYDSQNCSVEGVELDNTFFGLHFSNSSNLTIKNNKLISRAEREYQTGNGIHLWKCKDSMIEGNYVEGHRDGIYLEFVTNTISQHNTVDGNKRYGLHFMFSHDNSYIKNTFRKNGAGVAVMYTRNVVMRDNIFEENEGPSSYGILLKDITDSEVVGNIFRKNTIGIYMEGSSRTLFKNNAFTSNGWALKLMASCDNNTFEANNFIANTFDISTNGSVVLNTLKENYWDKYEGYDLNKDKIGDVPYRPISLFSVIVEKIPSAVILWRSFMVMLLDRMEKIIPAITPENMIDNNPKMKPYDLS from the coding sequence ATGAAAACACTACTCTTATTCTTATTCCTGCTTAGTAGTCCTGTCTTAGCAGGTACTGTGCGGCTAAAGCCTGGAGACTCTATCAAAGAGGCTGTTGCAAAAGCCCAGGAAGGTGACGTGATTATCTTGAGCACTGGAGAATACAGCGAACACGAAATCATCATCCGCAAAGCACTTACCATACAAGGTGAAGGAATGCCTACAATCAATGGAAAAGATCAAGGAGATGTGTTCATTGTTGCGGGAGAAAACATTCATTTTAAAAACTTGAGGATCACCAATACTGGGAAATCAAATATTGATGACTCTGCTGCGATCAAATTCTATGACTCCCAAAACTGTAGCGTTGAAGGCGTAGAACTTGACAATACTTTTTTTGGCTTGCATTTTTCCAATTCATCAAACCTCACCATAAAAAACAATAAGCTCATCTCTAGAGCCGAAAGAGAATATCAGACAGGTAATGGCATCCACCTTTGGAAATGCAAAGACTCCATGATTGAAGGTAACTATGTGGAAGGGCATCGTGATGGCATTTATTTGGAATTTGTCACCAATACCATCAGTCAACACAATACTGTAGATGGAAACAAGCGATACGGCTTGCACTTTATGTTTTCCCATGACAACAGCTACATCAAAAACACCTTCCGTAAAAATGGAGCTGGCGTAGCTGTCATGTACACGCGAAATGTAGTCATGCGAGATAATATATTCGAAGAAAATGAAGGTCCAAGTTCCTACGGCATTCTACTCAAAGACATCACAGATTCTGAAGTAGTAGGTAATATTTTCAGGAAAAATACTATCGGAATCTACATGGAAGGAAGTAGCCGGACCCTATTCAAAAACAACGCATTTACCAGCAATGGCTGGGCGCTTAAATTGATGGCGAGCTGCGACAATAATACTTTTGAAGCAAATAACTTCATTGCAAACACCTTCGACATCAGTACCAATGGAAGCGTTGTTCTCAACACCCTCAAGGAAAACTACTGGGACAAATACGAAGGCTATGACTTAAACAAAGATAAAATCGGAGATGTACCATACAGACCCATCAGCTTGTTTTCAGTCATCGTAGAAAAAATTCCTTCAGCTGTCATTCTCTGGAGAAGTTTTATGGTGATGCTACTCGATAGAATGGAAAAAATAATTCCTGCCATCACACCAGAAAACATGATTGACAACAACCCTAAAATGAAACCTTATGATCTCAGTTAG
- a CDS encoding ABC transporter permease subunit gives MFKLLKYSLYDILKSRFAILYTIFMVLVAVSIYQVSEDLTKVSLSLLNIMLMIVPLIAAVFATTHFFNNLEFTELMLAQPVKRRNVFLSQILAVIIMLSAAILIGFGIPMLIWGADESILILLTIGIALSIVFAGLAFLASVLTRDKAKAIGISLSFWIYFSLIYDGFVLYLIYSLSDYPLEKTTLSLVFLNPVDLGRIIMLMKLDISALMGYTGAFFQNFFGSAKGMFLSSSIMLLWISWPIATAMRIFKRKDF, from the coding sequence ATGTTTAAGCTACTCAAATATTCGCTATACGATATTCTCAAAAGTAGATTTGCCATACTCTACACCATCTTCATGGTTTTGGTGGCTGTATCCATCTACCAAGTATCAGAAGACCTGACCAAGGTCTCATTGAGCTTGCTCAATATCATGCTGATGATCGTTCCCTTGATTGCCGCAGTATTTGCAACGACACACTTTTTCAATAACCTAGAGTTTACTGAGCTGATGTTGGCACAGCCTGTGAAAAGAAGAAATGTATTTCTAAGTCAAATCTTGGCTGTCATCATCATGCTAAGTGCTGCGATTCTGATCGGTTTCGGTATCCCGATGCTGATATGGGGAGCCGATGAAAGCATCCTGATTCTACTAACCATTGGAATAGCCCTTTCAATTGTGTTTGCTGGACTAGCTTTCCTAGCTTCTGTCTTGACACGGGACAAGGCCAAGGCAATCGGTATCAGCCTTTCATTTTGGATTTACTTTTCTTTGATTTATGATGGCTTTGTGCTCTATTTGATTTACAGCCTTTCAGATTACCCATTGGAAAAAACGACACTCAGTCTAGTCTTTCTCAATCCAGTAGATCTAGGCAGGATCATCATGCTGATGAAATTAGACATTTCAGCCTTGATGGGCTATACAGGAGCATTTTTTCAAAATTTCTTCGGCAGTGCCAAGGGAATGTTCTTATCGAGTAGCATCATGTTGCTTTGGATTTCATGGCCTATTGCCACAGCCATGCGGATATTCAAAAGAAAAGATTTCTAA
- a CDS encoding nitrous oxide reductase accessory protein NosL, which produces MKTQILTLFSVIFLLSCSADPRAINYGEDVCHHCKMKLMDPQYGAEVVTQKGKIFIFDDVNCLMTFMESGEVGSTVLKHILITDYNQGETLTDATTAFYLKSEKFKTPMASNIVAFSDYETLKKYKKDHGGVYMAWGELLTQFK; this is translated from the coding sequence ATGAAAACGCAAATCTTAACCCTATTCTCAGTCATTTTCCTACTCTCTTGCAGTGCAGACCCCAGAGCTATCAATTATGGAGAGGATGTTTGCCATCACTGCAAAATGAAACTCATGGATCCTCAATACGGTGCAGAAGTGGTGACGCAAAAAGGTAAAATCTTCATTTTCGATGATGTCAATTGCCTGATGACCTTCATGGAATCCGGTGAAGTCGGCTCAACAGTGCTTAAACATATCCTAATCACTGACTATAATCAAGGCGAAACATTGACAGATGCAACTACTGCCTTTTACTTGAAATCTGAAAAATTCAAGACCCCAATGGCAAGCAATATTGTCGCTTTCTCAGACTACGAAACCCTCAAAAAATACAAAAAAGACCATGGTGGAGTCTACATGGCATGGGGTGAACTGCTGACACAATTTAAATGA
- the nosZ gene encoding Sec-dependent nitrous-oxide reductase, which translates to MKTKLWLLAGAMVAIAFAPGCKPKGAQSALSGDAASKVYVAPGEHDEFYNIVSGGFNGQMSVVGLPSGRVFKILPVFSVHPENGYGFSEESKPMLNTAHGFVPWDDLHHIAISTTNAEHDARWAFGNANNTPRIARVDLTTFKTVEIIEIPNSAGNHSSPFITENTEYVVAGTRFSVPTGDNRDLPIETYKENFKGTISFISVDKEHGNMDLAFQIEAPPFNFDLARAGKKKSHGWFFFSTYNTEMAHTLLEVNASQKDKDFIMAVNWKKAEQYIKEGKGKKTKAKYAHNVWDEDTHMATSTIKEDILTLDPKELKDIIYFIPCPKSPHGTDTDPTGEYIIGSGKLAAIIPVFSFTKMLNAIENQDFEGTIDGMPVLKYESVLHGEVEKPGLGPLHTEFDGQGNAYTSMFVSSEIVKWNIETLQVLDRVPTYYSVGHLMIPGGPTGKPHGKYMVAYNKITKDRYLPTGPELAHSAQLYDISGDKMQLLLDFPTIGEPHYAEAFPASLIKDKQVKFYPLEKNNHPRALKGINNARVEREGNKVHIYMTTIRSNFRPDNIEGVRVGDEVYFHVTNLEQDWDVPHGFAVKGANTAELLVMPGETATLKWMPDRVGIFPFYCTDFCSALHQEMQGYLRVSPAGSDPEIKFSTGE; encoded by the coding sequence ATGAAAACAAAATTATGGTTATTGGCAGGAGCTATGGTGGCCATAGCATTTGCCCCGGGCTGTAAACCAAAAGGTGCTCAATCAGCCCTTTCTGGTGATGCTGCCAGCAAAGTTTATGTAGCTCCAGGAGAGCACGATGAATTCTACAATATCGTCTCCGGAGGTTTCAATGGACAAATGTCCGTCGTAGGTCTTCCTTCAGGAAGAGTTTTTAAAATTTTACCTGTATTCTCTGTTCATCCAGAAAATGGCTATGGCTTCTCAGAAGAATCCAAACCTATGCTAAATACAGCACATGGTTTTGTCCCTTGGGATGACTTGCACCACATTGCCATTTCTACTACCAACGCGGAGCATGATGCAAGATGGGCTTTCGGCAATGCTAATAATACGCCTAGAATAGCGAGGGTAGATTTGACAACATTCAAAACGGTCGAAATTATTGAAATCCCAAACTCTGCCGGAAACCACTCCTCCCCTTTCATTACTGAAAACACAGAATATGTGGTAGCTGGAACCCGATTCTCTGTCCCAACAGGAGACAATAGAGATCTGCCTATAGAAACCTATAAAGAGAACTTCAAAGGTACGATTTCATTTATTTCAGTTGATAAAGAACATGGAAACATGGATTTGGCTTTCCAAATCGAAGCTCCACCTTTCAATTTTGATTTGGCTCGAGCAGGCAAGAAAAAGTCACATGGCTGGTTCTTTTTCTCTACTTACAACACCGAGATGGCTCATACACTTTTGGAAGTAAATGCTTCACAAAAGGACAAGGACTTCATCATGGCTGTAAACTGGAAAAAAGCAGAACAATACATCAAAGAAGGAAAAGGCAAAAAAACCAAGGCCAAGTATGCACACAATGTTTGGGATGAAGATACCCACATGGCTACTTCTACCATCAAGGAAGACATTCTGACTTTGGATCCAAAAGAACTGAAAGATATCATCTACTTTATCCCTTGTCCAAAATCTCCACACGGTACGGATACTGACCCAACTGGAGAGTATATCATTGGTTCAGGAAAATTAGCCGCGATCATTCCTGTCTTCTCTTTCACAAAAATGCTTAATGCTATTGAAAACCAAGACTTCGAGGGTACTATTGATGGCATGCCAGTTTTGAAATATGAATCTGTACTGCATGGGGAAGTAGAAAAACCAGGTCTTGGCCCTCTTCACACGGAATTTGATGGACAAGGAAATGCATACACTTCCATGTTTGTTTCTTCTGAAATCGTAAAATGGAACATCGAAACCCTTCAGGTTTTGGATAGAGTACCCACTTACTATTCAGTGGGTCACTTGATGATTCCTGGTGGACCGACAGGAAAACCACATGGAAAGTATATGGTAGCCTACAACAAAATCACAAAAGATAGATACTTGCCTACAGGTCCTGAATTGGCTCACTCTGCTCAACTATATGACATCTCGGGGGACAAAATGCAGCTGCTGCTTGACTTCCCAACTATCGGTGAACCTCACTATGCTGAAGCTTTCCCAGCCTCTTTGATCAAAGACAAGCAGGTGAAGTTCTATCCTTTAGAAAAAAACAATCACCCAAGAGCACTCAAAGGTATCAATAATGCCCGCGTGGAGCGTGAAGGCAACAAGGTCCATATTTACATGACCACCATCAGATCCAACTTCAGACCAGACAATATCGAAGGCGTCAGAGTTGGAGACGAAGTTTACTTCCACGTGACCAATTTGGAACAAGACTGGGATGTGCCGCATGGTTTTGCAGTGAAAGGTGCTAATACAGCAGAATTACTTGTAATGCCAGGAGAAACAGCAACGCTCAAGTGGATGCCAGATAGAGTTGGAATATTCCCATTCTACTGTACTGACTTCTGCTCTGCCCTGCACCAAGAAATGCAAGGATACCTCCGCGTATCTCCAGCAGGAAGCGATCCCGAAATCAAATTCTCTACAGGCGAATAA
- a CDS encoding 6-bladed beta-propeller has protein sequence MKLITLFTLVFIISCSPKTPSINEGSISIDLDKSELGYISEIVTEIDYVLLGSESSSYLSEPKKIKFDQNQNIYVSDGLLYSLFVFHPSGELNYSLTPSGKGPREFLKISDYNLLDDSILILDNAIGKVLKFDLAGNFIEEFKFRDKSTHFFQKNDYLLKFTSYRSDYDGFNFLKYNLIDGSSSGIVPYPIEKESIGNFSFQYSFINPLRDNSVYYNIPYSYEVAEFDVDSGDLKDLLIFDFGKYSLNTSDYELLKEGRTGRDKFNSEVSEKKLIRYVATFLPFEKINYMSVVQGDNSSRHTILMDKKKNIIFQKKDLSNDLDGVNLNRNPWSFTDDAIVYLDHASGFLDKYKSKNELKNGYSKSNLEEFVSKYKNELEDDSWILAKYKLKNLN, from the coding sequence ATGAAGCTTATTACCCTTTTTACCTTAGTATTTATTATAAGTTGTAGTCCTAAAACCCCTTCAATAAATGAGGGTTCAATTTCAATTGACCTTGATAAATCAGAGCTAGGATACATCTCTGAAATTGTAACTGAAATCGATTATGTTCTTTTAGGTTCAGAAAGTTCAAGTTATTTGTCTGAACCCAAAAAGATAAAGTTCGATCAAAATCAGAACATCTATGTTAGTGATGGTTTGCTTTATTCACTTTTTGTTTTTCACCCAAGTGGGGAATTGAATTACTCTCTAACTCCTTCCGGAAAAGGACCTCGTGAGTTTCTAAAAATTTCTGACTATAATTTACTTGATGATTCAATACTGATCCTTGATAATGCAATTGGTAAGGTCCTTAAATTTGATTTAGCTGGAAATTTTATTGAAGAATTTAAGTTCAGAGATAAGTCAACTCATTTCTTTCAAAAAAATGACTATTTATTAAAATTTACAAGCTATAGATCAGATTATGATGGGTTCAATTTCTTGAAGTATAATCTTATTGATGGAAGTAGTTCGGGTATTGTCCCATATCCAATTGAAAAAGAGTCTATTGGGAATTTTAGTTTCCAGTATAGTTTTATAAATCCCTTAAGGGATAATTCGGTGTATTATAATATTCCTTATTCTTATGAAGTTGCGGAATTTGATGTCGATTCAGGAGATTTGAAGGACTTATTGATTTTCGATTTTGGTAAATATAGTTTAAACACATCTGACTATGAGCTGCTCAAAGAAGGGAGAACAGGAAGAGATAAGTTCAATAGTGAAGTCTCAGAGAAAAAGCTTATCCGTTATGTGGCTACTTTTCTTCCTTTTGAGAAAATAAATTACATGAGTGTTGTTCAGGGAGATAATTCTTCAAGGCATACGATTTTGATGGACAAAAAGAAAAATATAATTTTTCAGAAAAAAGATTTATCCAACGATTTGGATGGTGTGAATTTGAATAGAAATCCTTGGTCATTTACTGATGATGCTATTGTATATTTGGATCATGCGAGCGGGTTTCTGGATAAGTATAAAAGCAAAAATGAATTAAAAAATGGATATTCAAAGAGTAATCTTGAAGAGTTTGTCTCGAAGTACAAAAATGAATTGGAAGATGACTCTTGGATTTTAGCCAAATATAAACTCAAGAATTTAAACTAA
- a CDS encoding HesB/IscA family protein — translation MIVVSEKAKERILELRKEEGRSENENIRVSVKGGGCSGLMYDLGFDASLTDTDHVFEDKGIKILVDRKSLLYLAGTTLEFTDGLNGKGFQFVNPNASRTCGCGESFSV, via the coding sequence ATGATAGTAGTTTCTGAAAAGGCAAAAGAAAGAATCTTGGAGCTTAGAAAAGAGGAAGGCCGATCTGAAAATGAAAATATTAGAGTTTCTGTCAAAGGTGGAGGTTGCTCTGGACTGATGTATGACTTGGGTTTCGATGCTTCTTTGACCGATACAGATCATGTATTTGAAGACAAGGGTATCAAAATCCTAGTTGATCGCAAGAGCTTGCTATACTTGGCTGGAACCACCTTAGAATTTACAGATGGCTTAAATGGCAAGGGATTCCAGTTCGTGAACCCAAACGCTTCTCGCACCTGTGGATGTGGAGAAAGCTTCTCTGTCTAG
- a CDS encoding IS1182 family transposase, producing MQKQNSNIVFKDYDHNQLMLLPHNLGDLLPSEHPVRVVSTVVDKINIQPIFSQYSNMGASSYHPRMLLKVLIYGYLENCYSSRKLEKAVRENIGFMWLSGMQRPDHNTINRFRGEKLREVIREIFSQVVLMLYDEGLLDIKDVYTDGTKIEANANRYTFVWGKAVKKSRERIAKQLQELWDYAAETAKEELGQPEEKFENPSPQKVLETVEKINTALQSKEVDPKVRQKLRYAEKNWPGKLAEYEQKEETLQERNSYSKTDEDATFMRMKEDHMKNGQLKPGYNLQLSTHGHFVVNYTLHQKPNDTTTLIPHMNAYRQMYGAYPETLTADAGYGSEENYAALEQNGTSAYVKYNYFHKELREENRKNREYRLLENLYYDSQKDRYICPMGQPMERNGTRTRTTATGYKQEYARYTASKCVGCPLAASCRPGKGNKTIEVNRALERYKSEAKQKLTSPEGIQKRKQRATDVEPVFGHLKQNKGMKRYVLRGLEKVEIETGLHAIAHNLSRKAAKAA from the coding sequence GTGCAAAAACAAAACTCAAATATAGTCTTTAAAGACTATGATCACAACCAGTTGATGCTCCTTCCCCACAATTTGGGTGACCTTCTTCCATCAGAGCATCCCGTCCGTGTAGTCAGCACGGTCGTAGACAAGATAAACATCCAGCCGATCTTTTCGCAGTACAGCAATATGGGAGCGAGCAGTTACCATCCCCGTATGCTGTTGAAGGTACTAATATACGGTTATCTGGAAAACTGCTATTCCTCCCGTAAGCTTGAGAAAGCTGTCCGTGAAAATATCGGTTTCATGTGGCTCTCGGGCATGCAGCGACCCGACCATAATACCATCAACCGTTTCCGGGGGGAAAAGCTCCGTGAAGTGATCCGGGAGATTTTTTCGCAGGTAGTGCTCATGCTTTACGACGAAGGGCTTCTGGACATAAAAGACGTTTATACAGACGGGACTAAAATAGAGGCCAACGCCAACAGGTACACCTTTGTCTGGGGAAAGGCTGTCAAGAAGAGCAGGGAGAGGATTGCAAAGCAGCTTCAGGAGCTCTGGGATTACGCTGCCGAAACGGCAAAGGAAGAACTCGGACAGCCCGAAGAGAAGTTTGAGAATCCCAGTCCCCAAAAAGTACTTGAAACCGTTGAGAAGATCAACACGGCACTCCAGAGTAAAGAAGTTGACCCCAAAGTGAGACAGAAGCTCAGGTATGCAGAGAAAAACTGGCCAGGAAAGCTTGCCGAATATGAACAGAAGGAGGAGACCTTACAGGAACGCAACAGCTATTCAAAAACTGATGAAGATGCCACTTTTATGCGGATGAAGGAAGATCACATGAAAAACGGGCAGCTTAAACCCGGCTATAACCTTCAGCTCAGTACCCACGGACACTTTGTGGTCAACTATACCCTGCACCAAAAACCCAACGATACCACCACACTTATCCCACATATGAATGCCTATCGGCAGATGTACGGAGCTTACCCCGAAACACTGACTGCCGATGCGGGGTACGGAAGCGAGGAAAATTATGCCGCCCTCGAGCAGAACGGTACATCAGCTTATGTAAAGTATAATTACTTCCATAAAGAACTCAGAGAAGAAAACAGGAAAAACAGGGAATACAGACTACTTGAAAACCTGTATTACGACAGCCAAAAGGACAGGTATATCTGCCCGATGGGACAGCCAATGGAAAGGAACGGTACCAGAACCAGGACAACAGCGACAGGATACAAACAAGAATACGCAAGATATACGGCATCAAAATGTGTGGGATGTCCTTTGGCTGCTTCCTGCAGGCCGGGAAAGGGAAACAAAACCATTGAAGTCAACAGGGCATTGGAACGGTATAAATCAGAAGCAAAACAAAAGCTGACCTCTCCCGAGGGAATCCAAAAAAGAAAGCAGCGGGCCACAGACGTCGAACCTGTATTCGGACACCTTAAGCAAAACAAGGGGATGAAGAGGTATGTGCTCAGGGGACTGGAAAAGGTGGAAATTGAAACAGGTCTTCATGCAATCGCCCACAACCTTTCCAGAAAGGCAGCAAAAGCAGCATAA
- the gcvT gene encoding glycine cleavage system aminomethyltransferase GcvT, translating into MEDTIKKIQLNDLHVALGGKMVPFAGYNMPVRYSSDIEEHKTVREGVGVFDVSHMGEFMVTGPKALELIQKVTSNDASKLINGQAQYACFPNDKGGIVDDLIVYKFEYEKYMLVVNASNIDKDWAWINQHNTMGADLENISDTLSLFAVQGPKAIEAVQSLTPVNLSEVKFYHFTVGEFAGVHDVIISGTGYTGAGGFEIYVKNENAEQVWNAIFEAGKSYDIKPIGLGARDTLRMEMGYCLYGNDINDETSPLEAGLGWITKFTKDFINSENLKKQKEAGVDKKLVGFILQERGIPRAHYPIVNKAGEVIGEVTSGTQSPSMGVGIGLGYVKSEFAAPGTEIAIQIRNKNIAAKIEKLPLYKK; encoded by the coding sequence ATGGAAGATACTATCAAAAAAATCCAACTCAATGACCTCCACGTAGCTTTGGGAGGAAAAATGGTTCCTTTTGCAGGCTACAATATGCCTGTGCGCTACTCTTCTGACATAGAAGAACACAAAACAGTACGTGAAGGAGTGGGTGTTTTTGATGTTTCACACATGGGAGAATTTATGGTCACAGGTCCAAAAGCGTTGGAATTGATCCAAAAAGTAACTTCAAATGATGCTTCCAAACTGATCAATGGACAAGCACAATACGCTTGTTTCCCAAATGACAAAGGTGGTATAGTAGATGACCTGATCGTCTACAAGTTTGAATATGAAAAATACATGCTTGTAGTCAATGCTTCCAACATAGACAAAGATTGGGCATGGATCAATCAGCACAATACTATGGGTGCTGATTTGGAGAATATTTCTGATACACTTTCTCTTTTTGCTGTTCAAGGACCAAAAGCCATCGAAGCCGTTCAATCCCTAACACCAGTGAATCTTTCAGAAGTGAAATTTTATCACTTTACAGTAGGTGAATTTGCAGGTGTACATGATGTGATTATCTCAGGTACGGGGTACACTGGTGCTGGTGGGTTTGAGATTTATGTCAAAAACGAGAATGCTGAACAAGTATGGAATGCTATCTTTGAAGCTGGAAAATCCTATGACATCAAGCCAATAGGTCTAGGCGCTAGAGATACTTTGAGAATGGAAATGGGCTATTGTCTCTACGGCAATGACATCAATGACGAAACATCTCCACTGGAAGCAGGCTTAGGTTGGATTACCAAATTCACCAAAGATTTCATCAACAGTGAAAACCTGAAAAAACAAAAAGAAGCAGGAGTTGACAAAAAACTAGTCGGATTCATCCTCCAAGAAAGAGGAATCCCTAGGGCCCACTACCCTATTGTCAATAAAGCTGGTGAGGTAATCGGTGAAGTGACCTCCGGAACGCAGTCACCATCTATGGGGGTAGGTATAGGCTTAGGCTATGTCAAGTCAGAGTTTGCTGCTCCAGGTACCGAGATTGCGATTCAGATCAGAAACAAGAATATTGCAGCCAAAATAGAAAAGCTGCCTTTATACAAAAAATAA
- a CDS encoding ABC transporter ATP-binding protein, which produces MISVRNISKKFGKLEVLREFNLEFEAGKSYALMGPNGSGKTTLIKIILGMVIPNKGDIIVQGESIKNNFKYRSNIGYMPQIGRYPDNMKIGQLFRMMQDMRPEIKEYDLELIGAFGLDQMMEKPMHTLSGGTRQKVSAALAFMFNADILILDEPTAGLDPMAVETLKNKIKKERDLGKLILITSHILSELDELTDQAIYIYEGDIFFNNSVDALKETTGEDRFTTAIARLMEWSLKKKQPKTEMSHV; this is translated from the coding sequence ATGATCTCAGTTAGAAATATATCGAAGAAATTCGGAAAGCTAGAAGTACTCCGTGAATTCAACTTGGAGTTTGAAGCAGGAAAAAGCTATGCATTGATGGGGCCTAATGGATCTGGCAAAACCACCTTGATCAAAATCATCCTCGGTATGGTCATTCCCAACAAAGGAGACATCATCGTACAGGGAGAGTCCATCAAAAATAATTTCAAATATCGATCTAATATTGGTTATATGCCTCAGATCGGCCGCTATCCTGATAATATGAAGATCGGACAACTCTTCAGAATGATGCAAGATATGCGCCCTGAGATCAAGGAATACGACTTGGAATTGATTGGGGCATTTGGATTAGATCAGATGATGGAAAAGCCTATGCATACCCTCAGCGGAGGAACGAGGCAAAAAGTCAGTGCAGCCTTGGCTTTTATGTTCAATGCAGACATCCTAATCCTAGATGAGCCTACGGCAGGACTTGATCCCATGGCTGTAGAAACACTTAAGAATAAAATCAAAAAAGAAAGAGACTTAGGAAAATTGATTCTAATCACTTCACATATATTGAGTGAGTTAGATGAGTTGACAGATCAGGCCATTTATATCTATGAAGGAGATATTTTCTTCAACAACAGTGTGGACGCCCTCAAGGAAACAACTGGAGAAGATCGATTCACCACTGCTATTGCCAGATTGATGGAATGGAGTTTAAAAAAAAAGCAACCTAAAACTGAAATGAGCCATGTTTAA